From Quercus robur chromosome 8, dhQueRobu3.1, whole genome shotgun sequence:
GCTCCCAAGAGGAGATGGTCCCTTCCAAGTCCTTGAGCATATCAATGACAATGCTTACAAGCTAGATTTACCTGGTAAGTACAATGTTAGTGCCACTTTTAATGTTACTGATTTGAGtccttttgatgtaggtgaAGATTTGAGGGCAAATCCTTTTCAAGGGAGGGGAATGATGGAGATCAAGGCACCGCTTCAAAGGATCTCGTTCAAGAACCAAGTGGGCCGGTTACAAGAGCACAagcaaagaagttcaaggatgTACTCAACGGACTCATCCAAGAGTTATGGGCTCAAGCAAATTCGTGGAGGCCCATTGAGCATGATCCACGTGGGCAACAAAGCAATATGCAATATGCAATTCATTGCTTCCCTGACTTAGCACCACATCATCAACGATTTGCAATATGCAATTCTCTTCCATTGACAAAACAAAGCAATCTACCAAATTTATATACCCTAGGAACATTTCTACGGGATGATGACTTGTTAAGACTTCCACCAATTCAACCCCAAAGCCATAAATATCACACTTTTCGGTGACAGGTAGTGTGTCCAGATATTCTGGGTATATGTATCCAATGGTTCCATCAATGGATTTACCTTGAAAAAAGTCTTCTCCAAGTGCAAttgaaaccaaaaaaccaaaattttatagTTTGGCCGTCCAGGAATCATCCAAAATATATTTGATGATTTGACATTCAAATAGACTATTGGCCTTGGCCTACCATAGTCCATGTAACAAAGAGCTTAGGATATTTTAGTGGCTATTCTTACATGGTCAAGCCATGAGATCCGGCAAAGAATCTCATTGCATTGGCCGTGGAGATGATCAAAGAGGGTGCCATTGGAGATGAGCTGAAAAATCAAAATGGGATTTTCAATTTCAAGGTAGCAACCGTAGCCTCGTAACATTCTTGTGGCTGATCAATTGTTTTATTGTGACTTGACTTAAGAGAAATCTACTATCATCTCAAAGGGCCAATGTGTTGGAGGACCTTTGACTTTAATAGCTAGTCCCCGTTCATCTAGTGTTCCTTTGTAGAATGTTACAATTTCAGCACCGAGGATTAGATTAGGATTGAAGTTATTAGTAGCCTATTAGATGTCCTTGGCAGAGAAAATCTTGATTGGCTCTATATCTCTACCTCAGTTGCAGGTAATTTGCTTTTGTAGTAACATTGCTCCATTGCGGATGAAGTATTCTTCTTTGGCCTCAAATAACTACCTTGCTTTCTCCATCCTGATACAGTGATACTCTTCTCTGCCcataaagttattaaaaaagTGGATATCACTTCATATGTAGTTAAAGCACATGtatctttaattaaaattacgtacaaaaaataaaagagagctTAACTCTGataattatgatttattttgCCTTGAAAAGGGTGTGGATGAAATGAGTCAACAATAATTTATGTACATGATGATAAGCGAATGGCCAAAATCCATTTTAAGCAGATAGTGGAGCAAATTCATATAGGTTATTaagagaaaattttcaagtaCCTTTATAGAAAGGCCACCAAAGTTAGACCAAATACTCATCACGGTGTAATCAAAATCTTACCAATCATCGCCTAGAATTCATAACAGAAGAAATTAGCAACGTTGTTGCTACTAATACCAGAAAGTAAAGTTACGGTTTTGGTCCTACTTTGAATATAAGTTGAGATTTGATATTTCATGACAAACCACAATTATACTAAagcagagatgcaagaaaaataaaaaaatcaacaaaaaaattgtgagagagagagagagaaataaccttttTTGTGAGGAAAAACTATGcgaagaatgaaagaaaaatgtcaaatttatagtaaaagggtgtgaataagaagagacaaaataagggaagatgaagagtgatattaaaGTAAAAGGTGGtaaggagatgaaaaggtaagggagggagaaaagttggaaaaagtgtaaatattaaaaaaaaaaaaagtaaatgttaaaaaattattataaaaaaattagaaagaaatagGATAATGACGTGGACGCTGATATGACTCAACtggagcgtagcaacaataaatgttatacttcatcttttagatatatatatatatatatatattgatgatgatTTTTCAAACGAGTTTTCAACATTCCAAGATTAGATTACGGCAAATATGAGGTACACCACATTTCATTCAAATTCACAACTAGGTTCAAAGAGTTGGTTTCCACTGTGAACTTCATcattataggtttttttttttttttttgagaaactgtaGGTTCAAGTTTAGTTTAACAagtcttcctcaaaaaaaaaaaaaaaaaaaaaaaaaaaaaaaaaaaaaagtttaacagGTAAAATCTATTGTATCCTatccacaaaataaaaaggtaaaatctGTTGTAATTAAAAACTTaagtcaacataaaaaataaaataaactataatttggaatccttctttttttgatgaatagtTTGAATCCTTCTTAGGCTAATGATGATGAGTACTTGTCATTTGTCAAGTAGTAGATGTTACAGGGTTTAAATCCTCTCGTATTCATATGCAAGGCCTAGGAGATCGAGAGGGACCAAATGGcccacccaaaaataaaaaagtttttaatggaaatatgctgaaatcacaactttaccaATAAAGTTGTACCAGTCAGCCTTATAGCTTGTTAAATTAACTTGTTAGTTGTTAGTAGCATTCTAATTTTATTGGATGTCCTTAAGGAAGGGAACGTTTGCTTCGTAATTAATAAAGACTTGCAAGTTCTGACTATAAACTAATGCCATGTGAAGTTTCATGGAATGTCATATACACGGTCTAGAGCAGCCTATTGGAGAGTAATCACAATTAGTACAACTTTATGAGTCATCATGATGAATGAGAGTATTATTCCAATAAGCCAACATTTTGGGGTTTACACGCGGTGATGCACTTTGAAGGAACAAGAAAGATGCATAAGATACTGAAGGCAAGCAAATAATCAAATCATCTTGATGtttctgttttcattttcactaGAACTAGGATTACATAATTATTGTGtccaagaggaaagatgaaTTCTGTTCTTTCAACATAGAACACCGTAGGCTCTAGCAAATGAAAACATCTAAAAAATGgtcctatttttttatttctagctAGCAAGATTCACTGCAATAGGACTCCTAACTGAGTGCTTGCCGTCTGACCAAATCATATCTCCAAATACATAGCCGGCTCTAGTGCCTAATTTGGCAAAATTGGGCGTAATAATAACCTGGAAGGTCTTCTTTTCACCAGTTGTCTTGAACTCCAAAACACTAGGTTTGACAGTGACAAAAACTGCAAAGGGTTGCCTAACACGCACTTTGTATGTGCCTGGAGAACCAACGTTAGTTACTGTTCTAGTAAGAGTCACCTTGCGTGCTTGGATGTTAGGAACTGCGATTGAAGGGTAGTTGAAGTCCTCTAGACCGAAAGTATCGGGACATGAATAAGGCTTCTGAGAAAATAATCGGATCATGGTATCATTGTAGCCACGAGCACATAAGAAATTCAAGTAATCTTCAGTGGTAGTGTCATAAACGAGTCCAGGGTCCATTGCACGGTTTGGGTTCACATGTCCTGAACCATAGGCAAATGGTGTCGCCTTGGCAATGGATGAGTCCAGAATTGACTTCCTGGTGTTATCTCGGGTTTTTGCTGGAGTTGAAAATGGAAATGGAAAGATTAGAGGTGGTGAACAAGAATGTGGGACGCTTCTCTGACTTCTCAGCATGAAGGATTTGCAATATGAACTTAAAAAGAATGTTTACCTGTAGTCATGAGTGCAGATTTGATAGCTGACGGACTCCAGAGAGGGTACCGTGTTTTGAGAAGGCCAACAATGCCAGCAACATGAGGACATGACATGGAAGTGCCAGAGAGTATAGAGTAAGGAAACCGGCGTTTGTCATTATCTAATCCAGTGGGACTTACTGCTTCGGTGAAAGCAGCAAGTATGCTCACTCCTGGTCCAGTGATATCAGGCTGCAATTAACACAAAAAGTTAAGCACATAAGAGAATCTGCACATGATGTATACTTGAAaataatacccaaaaaaaaaaaaaaatgttgaagatTGAATTGCTTTGCAGACCTTGAGAATTGTTGGCTCAATGTTACTGGGTCCCCTAGATGAGAATGCAGCCATAAATGGGGCTGGCTTTACTCCTAATAGTGTCTTTACATCAGTAACGGAAGCAGTGGGGTTCCTATTACAAAGAAATATCCATTCATAACAATTATAacttgttagaaaataatcttCGGTCTAACTAGTTCAAAAATGATTGTAAGAAGTGAAAAAGATAAGTACTTGGTTCTGTTAAGGTAAGCAAATATAATTTGGCCATCAATATAGTTTATATGTGAAGCAGGTAGCACATGAGGATCAGCTGAAAGATCATTCCCATCAGTCACATTATTAGCCAATATCATACCTACAGCACCTGCCCTAAGACACTCACTGCCCTTATCAAGTCTTGCATTCTCCCCTCGTAGACACAACACAATCTTGCCTTTCACCTTTATGGGATCAAGACTTCCAGCATTACAAAGCAGACTACCAgtaagtattgtaaaaaaaaaaaaaaaaaaaaaaaaaaaactcaattttataTGGTAGAGAATTGAAGAAAGGTAATCATACAATTTgatattacaaaattatatttgtgtTAGATTGAGGACATGGAGTGGTTGTGCTTACGCGGATGTGGTGGATACGTTTGCAATATTGGCATTTGCAGCACTGATCAATGGATAGAACTTTCCACCTGGCACACCTAAAGCTGAAAGACTTACTCCCTAACAATGAAAATTAGGAATGTCACTACTACTGTTTTCATGTAATGAATACGGATAAATTACATATTTCTTGTCAAAAGTTGcatttggaggaaatttttaaaaattcctGGTCTTTTCCAGAACTAGTTTATCAATAATGCTCTCTTGAATATGCattatatggaaaaaaaatggtagcATTGAACTCCCACCTTATCACCTTATCCAACTGCAACGCCAAAGGCAAAGCACCTTAGTATTAAGAATCAAATAATTGTTGCAGATTCAATGTAAGGGCATAGCTGAATAAGCAAACAGCTCAGAACTTGGCTAGCCACAACTCACTTTCATGTTATACGCATACTGAAATTAATCCCtagaatatttttatacatgGACTGTGAAAAATAAGATACACAATACCTCGATTTGCTTCTTGTTGCCAAGAGAAACATAGTTAGCAAGATTCCTGTCTGTTGTACTAGCCCCAACTGTGAAAATCCATGGAGCCACATTTGTTACAGTCTGCAGAATTGGTCCAGAATTGCCAGCTGAGCAAACCACAGCAATATTATTCTTAACAGCATGGAAGGAACTTATTGATACCCCATCCCTGAAAAATTCAGTGCCACCAACGCCACCAATAGACATTGAGAGCACATCAACACCATCACTTATTGCCGCATCAACGGCAGCCATGATATCTGCATCATAGCACCCGCCAGTAGTCTCGGTTTCTGGCCAGCAGACCTTGTAGGCAGCCACACGGGCTCTTGGTGATCCACCTGAAGCTGTGCCATTGGCAATGTTAAGAATGCTAGTGTGCGGTACAAAGTTACCACCAGCGGTAGATAAGGTATGGGTGCCATGGCCCTCCAGATCACGAGCAGAGTTAAGGGATTCGTTAAGAGGAGTTCTTAATGCTGCAGCATAACCTTTGTTGAAGTACCGAACTCCAATCAACTTCCTGCATACATAACAATTAAAAGCGGTGAAGCCAGGCCATATTCAAATGTGAACATACGAGAATAGAGAGCATATAAGGAAGCCTTTCTTTGTAGAAACGCAGGCAAATACCAGATTGACTTAACAAGAATGACTAGAGGGTGATTTCTATCTAATCATATTACATTAGAAGCCATTCCATGTGgttcttttctttgaaaatttacTTAAGCATTTAAGACATGATAATTCCCATGAAGCTAAATTAGCACACTTTGTTTTCAAGTGTGACAATGAACCACCTTTGCTCTTTCAATAGCTTTTCAAAATTTATGAATTCAATTTGGTTATCGAAATCGAAACTATGTCTCTTTTTGGTTATCAACATAAACTTCTTGATAGTATTCATAAAATCTTTCAATATGAACCCATAAGGCAATACACACAATCGGATGAGGTATTTCCTATTCAAAATTTGTTAGAGAAAATTGGCATGagtggaggggaaaaaaaaagacctgTTGCAACGAAAGCCATCTTTATAGCCAGGTTGACAGATGCCACGCCATTTGGCAGGGATGGGACCATACCCCTTATCTTGGAAGCTCTTTGATTCCGGCCAAGCACCTGGCACAATCCCATTGAAAAAAGAGGGCAAACCATAAAAAGTGAAAGCAAAATAGCAATTAACATAGGAAAATTtgcacaaatattttttatatatacatgcGAACATATTGCATTTATTGATAATTGAGATTTATTTCTTTGGTGATTCACACTTGcaatttttaatgataaaaaatatcaaGTTGCAAAGATAAGAATAAGTGAATGTGGATGACCTAAGCAATGGAGGAATtaatagagagagagttacAACCATAATACAAAaggtatatttattatatatatatatatatagtactatGGGTTGTTAAAAAACAAACATGCCATGAATCTCTAATATACATTATTTTGTAACGTGAGATCAGCACACTTCAAtctgaaaaatataaaattgggtTGTTCAAATCAACTAAGAAACGTCATACGTTGGTTTGAAATATATCAAAATTGACCTGATaattcatctaataaaaaagagTTTGGAGTCAAATATGTTCATGTCAAAGCAGTAATGCAAAGCATATGGTTTTCATCATAGCCAACTTTAAGGGCTTGTACAAAGAAGTTAGTTGGGCTAGAAACATGCAGGCAACATTTTCATATTTCTTCACACTTTGTGAAATGAAAAAGCAATCAATCTTGAAGTAAAAGAGAATATAAGACTCACCGGTGTCAATGGTTCCAATGACTACGTCCTCACCATACCTCCCTGCTTTCCATGCTGATGAATCAGGAATTTGTCCATCTTTAGTAAGCCCAAGAAATTCCCATGACCGGGTTGTGTGCAGTTTTCTTGGTAGGTTTGGGAAGACTGATATTACTTTTGGATCCTCTGCAAGTGAAAACACAGCCATTGTCAGATATGGTCCCAACTGCATAAATTTAGCTTGCAGCAGGGACAGAAACAGGGGAAAACAAAGCCATCAATATAAAAATCCCAGAGAACTGAATTAGATTGTATTCCTCACTTGCAATCTGTGTTGCTTCTTTCTCATCAAGCATTGCAGCAAAACCATTGATATGTCTTGTATAAGAGTAAATGATTGCATCCTTAGCCTTCAAAGTACTGTGcaagaaatttataaataacaaagttgtcatttttattcaacattgaccaaaaagaaaaaagaaagaagaacatAAGTTATACAGGACACctgttatcaaattttataccttCCTACGAATGATCCAAGCAAGTCTAAATGAGAATTCGTCACACTGTCAAGTTCTTGCAATGAAGCATCGAATAGATGCGATTGTGCTCCCATGTACACAATATAAGACTGCACCAAGATGTAAAAATTAAGGCCATTGATGAAACAGTTATAGAAGTCTATCAAATACCCAAATCAATACTGGTAATGACATACATTtagaacttgaaattttattcacatgcataaaatatcaaaaccttttcatgaaaacaaaaaacatagaaCTTTGAATGACAACATTGATCAGAAACCAAAATGTTGTTACCTTTTTAGCGCCATTGGTGGTGGtatgcaaaagaaagaaaacaacaagGGATAAAAGAAGCGAGGGTAGAAAAGAAAGggccattttttttccctatcaaCTCTCTCAAGTCACAAAaccaaagaataaaattttgtgGCTAGAGATAGTAAAGAGACTCTGCTTTCCTCTGCTTTTATAACTCAgttttgctctgtttttggATGATACAAATAACTGGTCATCCTTCAATAACGGAAAGTAGTATGGTTTTGCCATTTCAAGACGATAACCTTTCAATTGAATATAGTCAATTTAGACAGAATGGgcttctgaaaaaaaaaaattagacagaATGACTTTGcgattcttttttattcaaataccaaattctttttttttccaaaaatgacaCGTACGGTTGTTATATGGTTGGAAATGATGTGTTTGTGTtctcaaaataagaaaaaaagagtttttgagttttgttgtCTAATTCTTTGGCCTCAAAAAGAGGAGGAActaggaagagaaaagaaaatttcttatCATTTTGTGTCTGTGATGTAAATGTAACCGCCATTACTCTAACCCGGGCTAAAAATGGAACAAGATGACCTCCTATTACCTACTGCCTTTTGGAACTACTAGCTGGTACCCTGCGCGATGGGCGgtctattttgataaattttgtaagaaattatttatgttttattgattttatgaaTACTATTATTGTTAGTCATAGTTAATCTAAGAAgttttttgctaaaactaaaTACATTGGTGGAAAATTCTTCTAATTCATGCAACCAATAAATGTCACCAAATCACACAGTTCACATTATCACctacaaattttaattgaattaaaagTAGCCAAAAACAAATCCTTACCACGTATATGCATCATACGATATATCCAAAATATACATCGGcacataatatgaaaaaataagccTAAGGTGCGGTTCGGATCCGAATTATTTTGCCAGCGTTtgcgtcttttttttttttttttttttttttttctttagccattgtttttgacttttcaaccTGTGACTGTTCACAACAAAATAAGCACATCAGTGggtccgtgcactgttcatgggagcCACAAAcatcacttttcagcaactttttcattaaaaatgggtcacacGGTATTattaacacatttaaaaattattttgtcacagtatttttagtttcaacaaaaataaattgtatataAACGGACCCTAAATACATTACAATGCTACATAAGTAAAAATGCatacataaaatctaaacaaaatatttaaaatgaacataatattttgaaaattaacataactctcaaaaagaaaaccaaagataTTGTGAGAAAAATTATGGAAGTTTAATTTCTATGTCCAATGAAAATGAGGATTTATATTAGACAAATGTGGAGACAAATAATATTT
This genomic window contains:
- the LOC126694042 gene encoding subtilisin-like protease SBT5.4 — translated: MALSFLPSLLLSLVVFFLLHTTTNGAKKSYIVYMGAQSHLFDASLQELDSVTNSHLDLLGSFVGSTLKAKDAIIYSYTRHINGFAAMLDEKEATQIAKDPKVISVFPNLPRKLHTTRSWEFLGLTKDGQIPDSSAWKAGRYGEDVVIGTIDTGAWPESKSFQDKGYGPIPAKWRGICQPGYKDGFRCNRKLIGVRYFNKGYAAALRTPLNESLNSARDLEGHGTHTLSTAGGNFVPHTSILNIANGTASGGSPRARVAAYKVCWPETETTGGCYDADIMAAVDAAISDGVDVLSMSIGGVGGTEFFRDGVSISSFHAVKNNIAVVCSAGNSGPILQTVTNVAPWIFTVGASTTDRNLANYVSLGNKKQIEGVSLSALGVPGGKFYPLISAANANIANVSTTSALLCNAGSLDPIKVKGKIVLCLRGENARLDKGSECLRAGAVGMILANNVTDGNDLSADPHVLPASHINYIDGQIIFAYLNRTKNPTASVTDVKTLLGVKPAPFMAAFSSRGPSNIEPTILKPDITGPGVSILAAFTEAVSPTGLDNDKRRFPYSILSGTSMSCPHVAGIVGLLKTRYPLWSPSAIKSALMTTAKTRDNTRKSILDSSIAKATPFAYGSGHVNPNRAMDPGLVYDTTTEDYLNFLCARGYNDTMIRLFSQKPYSCPDTFGLEDFNYPSIAVPNIQARKVTLTRTVTNVGSPGTYKVRVRQPFAVFVTVKPSVLEFKTTGEKKTFQVIITPNFAKLGTRAGYVFGDMIWSDGKHSVRSPIAVNLAS